A window of the Streptomyces sp. NBC_00454 genome harbors these coding sequences:
- the acnA gene encoding aconitate hydratase AcnA: MKETVVSANSFDARSTLQVGDESYEIFKLDKVEGSARLPYSLKVLLENLLRTEDGANITADHIRSLGNWDSQAQPSEEIQFTPARVIMQDFTGVPCVVDLATMREAVKALGGDPAKINPLSPAEMVIDHSVIADKFGTKEAFAQNVELEYGRNKERYQFLRWGQTAFDDFKVVPPGTGIVHQVNIEHLARTVMVRNGQAYPDTLVGTDSHTTMVNGLGVLGWGVGGIEAEAAMLGQPVSMLIPRVVGFKLTGELPAGTTATDLVLTITEMLRKHGVVGKFVEFYGQGVAATSLANRATIGNMSPEFGSTAAIFPIDDETLKYLRLTGRDAQQVALVEAYAKAQGLWLDPAAEPDFSEKLELDLSTVVPSIAGPKRPQDRIVLANASQQFAQDVRNYVEDDDEAGKESFPASDAPASTNGVPSRPTLVTLADGTSFEIDHGAVTVAAITSCTNTSNPYVMVAAALVAKKATEKGLTRKPWVKTTLAPGSKVVTDYFDKAGLTPYLDKMGFNLVGYGCTTCIGNSGPLDEEISKAINEHDLAVTSVLSGNRNFEGRINPDVKMNYLASPPLVVAYAIAGSMKVDITKDALGTDLEGKPVFLADIWPSEAEVNDVVANAIGEDMFSKSYQDVFAGDAQWQALEIPTGNTFEWDPQSTYVRKPPYFEGMTMETTPVSDIAGARVLAKLGDSVTTDHISPAGAIKADTPAGKYLTEHGVERRDFNSYGSRRGNHEVMIRGTFANIRLRNQIAAGTEGGFTRDFTVEGAPVSFIYDASQNYQAAGIPLVILSGKEYGSGSSRDWAAKGTALLGVKAVIAESYERIHRSNLIGMGVLPLQYPEGVTAASLGLTGEETFSFTGVEELNNGTTPRTVKVTTETGVEFDAVVRIDTPGEADYYRNGGIMQYVLRNLIRG; the protein is encoded by the coding sequence ATGAAGGAGACTGTCGTGTCGGCGAACAGCTTCGACGCCCGCAGCACGCTGCAGGTGGGCGACGAGTCGTACGAGATCTTCAAGCTGGACAAGGTCGAGGGCTCTGCCCGCCTTCCCTACAGCCTGAAGGTCCTGCTGGAGAACCTGCTCCGTACCGAGGACGGCGCGAACATCACCGCCGACCACATCCGGTCGCTCGGAAACTGGGACTCGCAGGCCCAGCCCAGCGAGGAAATCCAGTTCACGCCGGCCCGCGTGATCATGCAGGACTTCACCGGCGTCCCCTGCGTTGTCGACCTCGCCACCATGCGCGAGGCCGTGAAGGCCCTCGGCGGCGACCCGGCGAAGATCAACCCGCTCTCGCCCGCCGAGATGGTCATCGACCACTCGGTCATCGCCGACAAGTTCGGCACGAAGGAAGCCTTCGCGCAGAACGTCGAGCTGGAGTACGGCCGCAACAAGGAGCGCTACCAGTTCCTGCGCTGGGGCCAGACCGCCTTCGACGACTTCAAGGTCGTCCCCCCGGGCACCGGCATCGTCCACCAGGTCAACATCGAGCACCTGGCCCGCACGGTCATGGTCCGTAACGGCCAGGCGTACCCCGACACCCTCGTCGGCACCGACTCGCACACCACCATGGTCAACGGCCTGGGCGTGCTGGGCTGGGGCGTCGGCGGCATCGAGGCCGAGGCCGCGATGCTCGGCCAGCCGGTCTCCATGCTGATCCCGCGCGTCGTCGGCTTCAAGCTGACCGGCGAGCTGCCGGCCGGCACCACCGCCACCGACCTCGTGCTGACCATCACCGAGATGCTCCGCAAGCACGGCGTCGTCGGCAAGTTCGTCGAGTTCTACGGCCAGGGCGTCGCCGCCACCTCGCTCGCGAACCGCGCCACCATCGGCAACATGTCGCCGGAGTTCGGCTCCACCGCCGCGATCTTCCCGATCGACGACGAGACGCTGAAGTACCTGCGCCTGACCGGACGCGACGCCCAGCAGGTCGCGCTCGTCGAGGCGTACGCCAAGGCCCAGGGCCTGTGGCTGGACCCGGCCGCCGAGCCGGACTTCTCCGAGAAGCTGGAGCTCGACCTCTCCACGGTCGTCCCCTCCATCGCCGGCCCGAAGCGCCCGCAGGACCGCATCGTCCTCGCCAACGCCTCGCAGCAGTTCGCGCAGGACGTGCGCAACTACGTCGAGGACGACGACGAGGCGGGCAAGGAGTCCTTCCCGGCCTCCGACGCCCCGGCCTCCACCAACGGTGTCCCGAGCCGCCCGACCCTGGTCACCCTGGCCGACGGCACCTCCTTCGAGATCGACCACGGCGCCGTCACGGTCGCCGCGATCACCTCGTGCACCAACACCTCGAACCCCTACGTCATGGTCGCGGCCGCGCTCGTGGCGAAGAAGGCGACCGAGAAGGGCCTGACCCGCAAGCCCTGGGTCAAGACCACCCTGGCCCCCGGTTCGAAGGTCGTCACCGACTACTTCGACAAGGCCGGCCTGACCCCGTACCTCGACAAGATGGGCTTCAACCTCGTCGGGTACGGCTGCACCACCTGCATCGGCAACTCCGGTCCGCTGGACGAGGAGATCTCGAAGGCGATCAACGAGCACGACCTCGCGGTCACCTCGGTGCTCTCGGGCAACCGCAACTTCGAGGGCCGCATCAACCCCGACGTCAAGATGAACTACCTGGCCTCCCCGCCGCTGGTCGTCGCGTACGCCATCGCGGGCTCCATGAAGGTGGACATCACCAAGGACGCCCTGGGCACGGACCTCGAGGGCAAGCCGGTCTTCCTCGCGGACATCTGGCCCTCCGAGGCCGAGGTCAACGACGTCGTGGCGAACGCCATCGGCGAGGACATGTTCAGCAAGTCCTACCAGGACGTCTTCGCGGGCGACGCCCAGTGGCAGGCGCTGGAGATCCCGACGGGCAACACCTTCGAGTGGGACCCGCAGTCCACCTACGTGCGCAAGCCCCCCTACTTCGAGGGCATGACGATGGAGACCACCCCGGTCTCCGACATCGCCGGCGCCCGCGTGCTGGCGAAGCTGGGCGACTCGGTCACCACCGACCACATCTCCCCGGCGGGTGCGATCAAGGCCGACACCCCGGCCGGCAAGTACCTCACGGAGCACGGCGTCGAGCGCCGCGACTTCAACTCGTACGGTTCCCGCCGCGGCAACCACGAGGTCATGATCCGCGGTACCTTCGCCAACATTCGCCTCCGCAACCAGATCGCGGCCGGCACCGAGGGCGGCTTCACCCGCGACTTCACCGTCGAGGGCGCGCCCGTCTCCTTCATCTACGACGCCTCGCAGAACTACCAGGCCGCCGGCATCCCGCTGGTCATCCTGTCGGGCAAGGAGTACGGCTCGGGCTCGTCCCGCGACTGGGCGGCCAAGGGCACCGCGCTGCTCGGCGTCAAGGCCGTCATCGCGGAGTCCTACGAGCGCATCCACCGCTCGAACCTGATCGGCATGGGTGTTCTCCCGCTCCAGTACCCCGAGGGCGTCACGGCGGCCTCCCTGGGCCTCACGGGTGAAGAGACCTTCTCCTTCACCGGTGTCGAGGAGCTGAACAACGGCACCACCCCGCGCACGGTCAAGGTCACCACCGAAACCGGCGTGGAGTTCGACGCGGTCGTCCGCATCGACACCCCGGGTGAGGCGGACTACTACCGCAACGGCGGCATCATGCAGTACGTGCTCCGTAACCTCATCCGTGGATAA
- the ngcE gene encoding N-acetylglucosamine/diacetylchitobiose ABC transporter substrate-binding protein produces the protein MGSTSAHGENSNGEGLGRRDLIKRSAALGLIAVPTMSFLSACASGSDDTTKGNESKVAVTKENPFGVAKGSKLDVVVFKGGYGDDYAKAWEAAFDKKWGTTSSHLSTQEITSKLQPRFNGGNPPDVVDDSGAQQIKLDVLVKGGQAADLTAVLDAPSLDDPSKKVRDTLIPAAIEGGMIGGKFVALQYVYTVWGLWYSGKLFKEKGWTPPKTWPEFVEICKKAKEAGIGGLAHQGKYPYYINVAIMDLIAKKGGLDAMKAIDNLEPNAFADNPVALEAVEAIYDIVEKDLLMPGTNGLTHTESQTQWNQYKAAFITSGSWLENEQLKQTPEDFDMQFLPMPVLPGSKLPFEAIRAGAGEPFIVPEKAANKAGGLEFLRSMLSREWSTLFAQQANSLTVLKDGVDPSVKLRPGTQSAVAALKAAGDNTFNYRYADWYSEMGTEIENASNELMAKRIQPKEWIKRAQAAVDKATKDPNAKNNKRS, from the coding sequence ATGGGATCCACCTCCGCCCACGGCGAGAACAGCAACGGTGAGGGCCTCGGCCGCCGGGACCTGATCAAGCGCTCCGCGGCACTCGGACTGATCGCCGTACCGACGATGAGCTTCCTGTCCGCCTGCGCTTCGGGCTCCGACGACACCACCAAGGGCAACGAGTCCAAGGTCGCGGTCACCAAGGAGAACCCGTTCGGCGTCGCCAAGGGCAGCAAGCTCGACGTGGTCGTCTTCAAGGGCGGTTACGGCGACGACTACGCCAAGGCCTGGGAGGCGGCGTTCGACAAGAAGTGGGGCACCACTTCCTCCCACCTCTCCACCCAGGAGATCACCTCCAAGCTGCAGCCGCGCTTCAACGGCGGCAACCCGCCGGACGTCGTCGACGACTCGGGCGCCCAGCAGATCAAGCTGGACGTGCTCGTCAAGGGCGGCCAGGCCGCGGACCTCACCGCGGTGCTCGACGCCCCCTCGCTCGACGACCCGAGCAAGAAGGTCCGCGACACCCTGATCCCCGCGGCCATCGAAGGCGGCATGATCGGCGGCAAGTTCGTCGCCCTGCAGTACGTCTACACCGTCTGGGGCCTGTGGTACTCGGGCAAGCTCTTCAAGGAGAAGGGCTGGACCCCGCCGAAGACCTGGCCCGAGTTCGTGGAGATCTGCAAGAAGGCCAAGGAAGCCGGCATCGGCGGCCTGGCCCACCAGGGCAAGTACCCGTACTACATCAACGTCGCCATCATGGACCTGATCGCCAAGAAGGGCGGCCTGGATGCCATGAAGGCGATCGACAACCTGGAGCCGAACGCCTTCGCGGACAACCCGGTGGCGCTGGAGGCCGTCGAGGCGATCTACGACATCGTCGAGAAGGACCTGCTGATGCCGGGCACCAACGGCCTGACGCACACCGAGTCCCAGACCCAGTGGAACCAGTACAAGGCCGCCTTCATCACCTCGGGCTCCTGGCTGGAGAACGAGCAGCTCAAGCAGACCCCGGAAGACTTCGACATGCAGTTCCTGCCGATGCCGGTGCTGCCCGGGTCCAAGCTGCCCTTCGAGGCCATCCGCGCCGGCGCCGGCGAGCCCTTCATCGTCCCGGAGAAGGCCGCGAACAAGGCCGGCGGCCTGGAGTTCCTCCGCTCGATGCTGTCGCGCGAGTGGTCGACCCTCTTCGCCCAGCAGGCCAACTCCCTCACCGTCCTCAAGGACGGCGTGGACCCGTCGGTCAAGCTCCGCCCGGGTACCCAGTCGGCCGTCGCCGCACTCAAGGCGGCCGGGGACAATACCTTCAACTACCGCTACGCGGACTGGTACAGCGAGATGGGCACGGAGATCGAGAACGCGTCCAATGAGCTGATGGCCAAGCGCATCCAGCCCAAGGAATGGATCAAGCGGGCCCAGGCTGCGGTAGACAAGGCCACCAAGGACCCGAACGCCAAGAACAACAAGCGCAGCTGA
- a CDS encoding carbohydrate ABC transporter permease, with protein MSHVANSKGRGGFIAGFLILPLALYLTFVIWPYIQTFGYSFTNWTGQSPTFDFVGLDNYSALLKDEVFRGALLHNLLLLVFVPTVTILISLFFAFMLNAGGRSGAGGVQGVAGSALYKVIYFFPQVLSLAILAVLFGAVYRSDEGGLLNGFLSKLGLVDPAHPIEWLNQPNFVLWCLLLVVVWHGVGFYLVLFSAAMQSVPKDIYEAALLDGAGRAQTFFKVTLPLLWDSVQTSAVYLGIAAMDMFVLVSTMTSGQFGGGPDHHSEVMATVLMRNFLYFGKAGYACAMGVVMLVLTLILSAITLRATRREHVEF; from the coding sequence ATGAGCCACGTAGCAAACAGCAAGGGGCGGGGCGGCTTCATCGCCGGCTTCCTCATCCTGCCCCTCGCGTTGTACCTGACCTTTGTCATCTGGCCGTACATTCAGACGTTCGGCTATTCCTTCACCAACTGGACGGGTCAGTCACCGACTTTCGACTTCGTCGGGCTGGACAACTACTCGGCCCTGCTGAAGGACGAGGTCTTCCGCGGCGCGCTGCTGCACAACCTGCTGCTCCTGGTGTTCGTCCCCACGGTCACCATCCTGATCTCCCTGTTCTTCGCCTTCATGCTGAACGCCGGCGGGCGCAGCGGAGCCGGCGGGGTCCAGGGGGTGGCGGGTTCCGCCCTCTACAAGGTGATCTACTTCTTCCCGCAGGTCCTCTCCCTCGCGATCCTGGCGGTGCTCTTCGGAGCCGTGTACCGCAGTGACGAGGGAGGGCTGCTGAATGGATTCCTCAGCAAACTGGGCCTGGTCGACCCGGCTCACCCCATCGAGTGGCTCAACCAGCCCAATTTCGTCCTCTGGTGCCTGCTGCTCGTAGTCGTCTGGCACGGGGTCGGCTTCTACCTCGTCCTCTTCTCGGCCGCCATGCAGTCGGTACCGAAGGACATCTACGAGGCCGCGCTGCTCGACGGCGCGGGGCGCGCCCAGACCTTCTTCAAGGTCACGCTGCCCCTGCTGTGGGATTCTGTGCAGACTTCCGCGGTCTATCTGGGCATCGCCGCGATGGACATGTTCGTCCTCGTGTCGACCATGACCTCGGGCCAGTTCGGCGGCGGACCGGACCACCACAGCGAGGTCATGGCGACGGTGCTGATGCGTAACTTCCTCTACTTCGGCAAGGCCGGTTACGCCTGCGCCATGGGGGTCGTCATGCTCGTCCTCACCCTGATCCTCTCCGCCATCACGCTGCGGGCCACTCGCCGCGAGCACGTCGAGTTCTAG
- a CDS encoding carbohydrate ABC transporter permease, whose product MTTVIKAPGEAAAEKRSAASGQPRGRKKSGSDGMVLNVFSHGFLAVWGILIILPLIWLVLGSFKTDVQIGESALSWPANWHFDAFPRAWNKGIGSYFANTLIVMVFSVPLTMLLGSMAAYVLARYPFRGNRPIYYFFVSGAMFPVFLALVPLFFMVKRLDMLNTYQGLILVYVAYSMPFTVFFMHSFFRTLPTAVHEAAVIDGASHTRIFFQVMMPMAKPGLISVGIFNVLGQWNQYILPSVLMQPQTGSDPERYMLTQGLIQLQYQMGYETDLPVLFAGVTIAMIPMLVVYLSFQRQIQAGLTSATLK is encoded by the coding sequence ATGACCACTGTGATCAAAGCACCGGGCGAGGCGGCCGCCGAGAAGCGCTCCGCCGCCTCCGGGCAGCCCCGCGGCCGCAAGAAGAGCGGTTCCGACGGGATGGTCCTCAACGTCTTCTCGCACGGCTTCCTCGCCGTGTGGGGGATATTGATCATCCTCCCGCTCATCTGGCTGGTGCTCGGTTCGTTCAAGACCGACGTGCAGATCGGCGAATCGGCCCTGAGCTGGCCGGCCAACTGGCACTTCGACGCCTTCCCCCGCGCCTGGAACAAGGGGATCGGCAGCTACTTCGCCAACACGCTGATCGTGATGGTGTTCTCGGTTCCGCTGACGATGCTGCTCGGCTCGATGGCCGCGTACGTCCTGGCCCGTTACCCCTTCCGGGGCAACCGTCCGATCTACTACTTCTTCGTCAGCGGGGCCATGTTCCCGGTCTTCCTGGCGCTCGTCCCGCTGTTCTTCATGGTGAAGCGGCTGGACATGCTCAACACGTACCAAGGTCTGATCCTGGTCTACGTGGCGTACTCGATGCCGTTCACCGTCTTCTTCATGCACTCCTTCTTCCGGACACTGCCGACGGCCGTGCACGAGGCAGCGGTGATCGACGGGGCCTCGCACACCCGGATCTTCTTCCAGGTGATGATGCCGATGGCCAAGCCCGGCCTGATCAGCGTCGGGATATTCAATGTCCTGGGGCAGTGGAACCAGTACATCCTGCCGTCCGTGCTGATGCAGCCGCAGACCGGATCGGACCCCGAGCGCTACATGCTCACCCAGGGCCTGATCCAGTTGCAGTACCAGATGGGCTACGAGACGGACCTGCCGGTGCTGTTCGCCGGTGTGACCATCGCGATGATCCCGATGCTGGTGGTCTACCTGTCCTTCCAGCGGCAGATCCAGGCCGGCCTGACCTCGGCCACGCTCAAGTAG
- a CDS encoding MgtC/SapB family protein: MMLTEWEMAGHLAAALGFGAAIGLERQWRARMAGLRTNALVAGGAALFVLLSQYGFMSEVSEVQYDGSRVAAQIVSGIGFLGAGVIMRDGLSVRGLNTAATLWCSAAVGCLAGTGMFVLAAFGTAGVVGANLLLRPLGRRMDRDPSGGAEVATDFHFEAVCLEAEEAHIRHRLVDALGRPGYQLRSIRSQDGPEAGLVTVSALLTAEGEGGRMLEEAVSNLSLDPSVSAVSWSVVPDPSASA; this comes from the coding sequence ATGATGCTCACCGAATGGGAGATGGCCGGGCACCTGGCCGCAGCGCTCGGATTCGGGGCGGCCATCGGCCTGGAACGGCAGTGGCGGGCCCGGATGGCGGGTCTGCGGACCAACGCCCTGGTGGCGGGCGGGGCGGCGCTCTTCGTGCTGCTCTCGCAGTACGGATTCATGAGCGAGGTCTCGGAGGTCCAGTACGACGGCTCGCGGGTCGCCGCCCAGATCGTCTCGGGGATCGGCTTCCTCGGCGCCGGCGTGATCATGCGCGACGGGCTCAGCGTCCGGGGCCTGAACACGGCCGCCACCCTGTGGTGTTCGGCGGCGGTCGGCTGCCTCGCCGGCACCGGGATGTTCGTCCTGGCGGCCTTCGGCACGGCGGGCGTGGTGGGGGCCAACCTCCTGCTGCGCCCGCTGGGCCGGCGGATGGACCGCGACCCGAGCGGCGGGGCCGAGGTGGCCACCGACTTCCACTTCGAGGCGGTGTGCCTGGAGGCGGAGGAGGCCCACATCCGCCACCGGCTGGTCGACGCGCTCGGCCGGCCGGGCTACCAGCTGCGCTCGATCCGCAGCCAGGACGGCCCGGAGGCCGGCCTGGTGACGGTGTCCGCGCTGCTGACCGCCGAGGGCGAGGGGGGCCGGATGCTCGAGGAAGCCGTCAGCAACCTCTCTCTCGACCCCTCCGTCTCGGCGGTCAGCTGGTCGGTCGTGCCCGACCCGTCGGCCTCGGCCTGA